One window of Arvicola amphibius chromosome 6, mArvAmp1.2, whole genome shotgun sequence genomic DNA carries:
- the Gcnt2 gene encoding N-acetyllactosaminide beta-1,6-N-acetylglucosaminyl-transferase codes for MPPSLRYLFIVSVTTVIVFIVLYVLSFGGHQSYQKLNVSDSVMLSQVCTSFINGKTPFPWRNKLMIHEKPSCTDYVTQSHYITAPLSQEEVEFPLAYVMVIHHNFDTFARLFRAIFMPQNIYCIHVDEKATPEFKGAVEQLVSCFPNAFMASKMEPVVYGGISRLQADLNCIKDLSTSEVPWKYAINTCGQDFPLKTNKEIVQYLKGLKGQNLTPGVLPPAHAIGRTKYVHREHLSKELSYVIRTTALKPPPPHNLTIYFGSAYVALSREFANFVLHDPRAVDLLHWSKDTFSPDEHFWVTLNRIPGM; via the coding sequence ATGCCTCCGTCCCTGCGTTACCTCTTCATAGTCTCTGTGACTACTGTCATCGTTTTTATTGTGCTGTACGTGCTAAGTTTTGGGGGACATCAAAGCTACCAGAAGCTGAACGTCTCGGACTCCGTGATGCTGTCTCAGGTGTGCACATCCTTTATCAACGGGAAAACCCCTTTCCCGTGGAGAAACAAACTAATGATCCATGAGAAGCCTTCTTGCACGGACTATGTGACCCAAAGCCACTATATCACAGCCCCTTTATCTCAGGAAGAGGTCGAGTTTCCTTTGGCCTATGTCATGGTCATTCATCACAATTTTGACACCTTTGCAAGGCTCTTCAGGGCTATCTTCATGCCTCAAAATATCTACTGTATTCATGTGGACGAAAAGGCAACCCCTGAATTCAAAGGTGCGGTGGAACAGTTGGTGAGTTGTTTCCCCAACGCCTTTATGGCTTCTAAGATGGAGCCCGTGGTCTATGGTGGAATATCCCGGCTCCAGGCCGACCTGAACTGCATCAAAGATCTGTCCACCTCCGAGGTCCCCTGGAAATATGCCATCAACACCTGTGGGCAGGACTTCCCCCTAAAAACCAACAAGGAAATAGTTCAGTACCTGAAAGGGCTTAAGGGGCAGAATCTCACCCCAGGGGTGCTGCCTCCAGCACACGCAATAGGAAGGACCAAGTATGTCCACCGGGAACACCTGAGCAAAGAGCTTTCCTATGTGATCAGAACCACCGCACTGaagcctccacctccccacaaCCTCACCATTTACTTTGGCTCTGCCTACGTCGCTCTATCAAGAGAGTTTGCCAACTTTGTTCTCCATGACCCCCGGGCAGTTGATTTGCTCCATTGGTCCAAAGACACTTTCAGTCCCGATGAGCATTTCTGGGTGACGCTCAATAGGATTCCAGGTATGTGA